A single genomic interval of Hafnia alvei harbors:
- the eutJ gene encoding ethanolamine utilization protein EutJ: protein MTRTAQEWLHPRLLRAAELQQGSAAPIETSQPLWLGIDLGTCDVVSMVVDADVVPVAVCLDWADVVRDGVVWDFFGAVNIVRQHLNTLEAQFGRRFEYAATSFPPGTDPRISINVLEAAGLSVTKVLDEPTAVADMMGLTRAAVVDIGGGTTGIAVVAQGKVVYSGDEATGGHHISLTLAGNQRISLEEAEQIKRERGAEIWPAVRPVYEKMADIVELHLQGHRVDELWLAGGSCMQPGVKALFEQRFPQHQIHLPPQSIFMTPLAIAACGISEEEGCHA from the coding sequence ATGACTCGAACCGCACAGGAATGGCTTCACCCGCGTTTGTTACGTGCCGCCGAATTGCAGCAAGGATCCGCCGCGCCAATTGAAACCAGCCAGCCACTTTGGCTAGGAATTGATTTGGGTACCTGCGACGTGGTGTCGATGGTGGTTGATGCAGACGTTGTTCCCGTCGCGGTGTGTTTGGACTGGGCGGATGTGGTGAGAGATGGCGTGGTGTGGGACTTTTTTGGCGCCGTCAATATCGTGCGCCAGCACTTAAACACCTTAGAGGCGCAGTTTGGTCGGCGTTTTGAATATGCTGCGACCTCATTTCCTCCGGGCACCGATCCGCGTATTTCCATCAATGTGCTGGAAGCCGCAGGGCTCAGCGTCACCAAGGTGTTAGATGAACCCACCGCCGTGGCGGACATGATGGGCCTAACCCGCGCGGCGGTGGTGGATATCGGTGGTGGAACCACCGGTATTGCCGTGGTGGCGCAGGGTAAGGTGGTTTACTCCGGCGATGAGGCCACCGGCGGCCACCACATTTCTCTTACGCTTGCGGGAAATCAACGAATTTCGTTAGAAGAGGCCGAGCAAATAAAGCGCGAGCGCGGCGCTGAGATCTGGCCCGCGGTGCGTCCGGTTTACGAAAAAATGGCGGATATCGTTGAGCTGCATCTGCAAGGTCACCGCGTGGATGAGCTCTGGCTCGCTGGCGGTTCTTGTATGCAGCCAGGGGTTAAGGCGCTATTTGAACAGCGCTTTCCGCAACATCAAATCCATCTGCCACCGCAGTCGATCTTTATGACGCCGCTGGCGATTGCCGCCTGCGGGATCAGCGAAGAGGAAGGGTGCCATGCATAA
- a CDS encoding iron-containing alcohol dehydrogenase: MHNASLCETSPDDLVQTALYQALDMMNARQVREFAVPPSTLMGPGAVSRCGQSLVDRGIERVFLMVDGGLHQAGMTQVLLRSLEQSGVAYEIWACPPGEPIDTDVSAAVAQLLQVQCDGVIALGGGSVLDAAKAAALQAANPSLNFAELTPSLRLKRRLPLIAIPTTAGTGSEATNVSVIIAMPQHRKQVLVHALLIPDMAIIDACLTLGVPSHVTAATGIDALTHAIEAYVATNVTGLTRALAHRAITLIGQALPQAVGQGQDLAARESLMMASYMAGMAFSNAGLGLCHACAHQIGAAYGIAHGVANAIMLPQVMDFNRLVCKRTFAEIGHALTRETCDAAGTIRAIAQLIDDVGLGGNLASYGGQESDYAEFARAALQDVCIQSNPRTVTEAQILALYRGS; this comes from the coding sequence ATGCATAACGCATCATTATGTGAAACGTCACCGGACGATTTAGTCCAGACCGCACTTTATCAGGCCTTGGACATGATGAATGCGCGTCAGGTGCGTGAGTTTGCAGTGCCTCCTTCCACCCTGATGGGGCCGGGGGCGGTTAGCCGTTGCGGTCAGTCTCTGGTGGATCGCGGCATTGAGCGTGTCTTTCTGATGGTTGACGGCGGTTTGCATCAGGCTGGAATGACGCAGGTTTTGCTGCGAAGTCTGGAGCAAAGCGGCGTGGCCTATGAAATTTGGGCCTGTCCGCCGGGTGAGCCTATTGATACCGATGTTAGCGCCGCGGTGGCACAACTATTACAGGTGCAGTGCGACGGCGTGATTGCTTTGGGCGGCGGCTCGGTGCTGGATGCGGCGAAGGCCGCTGCGCTACAGGCGGCCAATCCCTCGCTGAATTTTGCTGAGCTGACTCCGTCTTTGCGCCTTAAACGTCGCTTGCCGCTGATTGCCATTCCGACCACCGCCGGAACGGGCTCAGAGGCGACCAACGTTTCGGTCATTATCGCCATGCCCCAGCACCGTAAGCAGGTTTTGGTTCACGCGCTGCTCATTCCTGATATGGCCATTATTGATGCCTGTTTAACGCTGGGCGTGCCGTCGCACGTGACGGCCGCCACCGGTATTGATGCGCTGACTCACGCCATCGAGGCCTATGTTGCTACCAATGTAACAGGGCTGACCCGTGCGTTGGCACATCGTGCGATTACGCTAATTGGTCAGGCATTACCGCAGGCGGTTGGGCAGGGGCAAGATCTGGCTGCGCGTGAGTCGCTGATGATGGCGTCTTACATGGCGGGAATGGCGTTTTCTAACGCCGGTTTAGGCCTATGCCATGCCTGCGCGCATCAGATTGGCGCGGCGTATGGCATTGCGCACGGCGTGGCGAACGCCATCATGCTGCCGCAGGTGATGGATTTTAACCGCTTGGTATGCAAAAGAACGTTTGCCGAAATTGGTCATGCCCTGACGCGGGAAACCTGCGACGCGGCAGGCACCATTCGTGCAATCGCGCAGTTGATTGACGATGTGGGATTGGGCGGCAATCTGGCGAGCTATGGCGGGCAGGAATCTGACTATGCCGAATTCGCCCGTGCAGCATTACAAGACGTGTGCATTCAAAGTAATCCACGCACCGTCACTGAGGCTCAAATTTTGGCGCTGTATCGGGGCTCGTGA
- the eutN gene encoding ethanolamine utilization microcompartment protein EutN → MKLAVVIGQIVCTVRHPGLEHDKLLLVETINRQGEPSGECSVATDSIGAGNGEWVLVVGGSSARRAQHSEASPVDLSVIGIVDEAVMESQVIFHK, encoded by the coding sequence GTGAAATTGGCCGTCGTGATAGGACAGATCGTATGTACCGTGCGGCATCCCGGGCTTGAGCACGACAAGCTGTTGCTGGTTGAGACCATCAACCGACAGGGTGAACCAAGCGGGGAATGCAGCGTCGCCACCGACAGCATAGGTGCAGGCAACGGTGAATGGGTGCTGGTGGTGGGAGGAAGTTCCGCCCGCCGCGCACAGCACAGCGAGGCGTCACCGGTCGATCTCAGCGTCATTGGCATCGTAGATGAAGCCGTGATGGAGAGTCAGGTGATTTTCCATAAGTAA
- a CDS encoding aldehyde dehydrogenase family protein, protein MDQKEIEQVVKAVLAGIASAPAVTASAPKTPDTHVYGAGVFASLDDAVSAAKTAVAGLKTVSMRKIAVDAIRHAAEKHAQVLAEMAVAETGMGRVEDKFAKNVAQARGTPGVECLAPQVLTGDNGLTLIENAPWGVVASVTPSTNPAATVINNAISMISAGNSVVFAPHPAAKKVSQKTISLLNEAVVAAGGPANLMVTVANPDIDTAQRLFKYPGIGLLVVTGGEAVVESARKHTNKRLIAAGAGNPPVVVDETADIPRAARAIVHGASFDNNIICADEKVLIVVDSVADQLLAEMKLQHAVLLSSAQVEQLMPLLLKNIDEHGKGTVCRDWVGRDAAKIAAAIGLEVDAKTRLLLAETSSSHPFAVTEMMMPVLPVIRVGNVEQAIALAVKLEGDCHHTAAMHSRHIENLNQMANAIDTSIFVKNGPCIAGLGLGGEGWTSMTITTPTGEGVTSARTFVRLRRCVLVDTFRIV, encoded by the coding sequence ATGGATCAGAAAGAAATCGAACAAGTGGTGAAGGCGGTACTCGCTGGCATAGCGTCAGCTCCAGCGGTAACGGCTTCGGCACCTAAAACACCCGATACGCACGTGTACGGCGCAGGCGTTTTCGCCTCGCTGGACGACGCCGTTTCGGCTGCCAAAACGGCCGTTGCGGGTCTCAAAACCGTGAGTATGCGCAAGATCGCGGTGGATGCTATTCGCCACGCGGCGGAAAAACATGCTCAGGTATTGGCTGAAATGGCCGTGGCTGAAACGGGCATGGGACGCGTTGAAGATAAATTCGCTAAAAATGTGGCTCAGGCTCGCGGCACGCCGGGCGTGGAATGTTTAGCGCCGCAGGTGCTGACCGGAGATAACGGCTTAACGCTGATTGAAAATGCGCCGTGGGGCGTAGTGGCATCCGTCACACCGTCCACTAATCCGGCTGCAACGGTGATCAACAACGCCATCAGCATGATCTCTGCGGGGAACAGCGTGGTTTTTGCGCCGCATCCGGCGGCAAAAAAAGTCTCCCAGAAAACCATCTCGCTATTAAATGAAGCGGTGGTGGCCGCAGGTGGGCCAGCCAACCTGATGGTGACCGTCGCCAACCCAGACATTGATACCGCACAGCGCCTATTTAAATACCCAGGTATCGGTTTGTTAGTCGTGACCGGCGGCGAAGCCGTGGTGGAGTCGGCGCGTAAGCATACTAACAAGCGTTTGATCGCCGCAGGCGCGGGTAATCCACCGGTAGTCGTCGACGAAACGGCCGATATTCCTCGCGCGGCACGCGCTATCGTGCACGGCGCTTCTTTCGATAACAACATCATCTGCGCCGATGAAAAAGTGCTGATCGTCGTCGACAGCGTGGCCGACCAGCTGCTGGCTGAGATGAAGCTGCAACATGCGGTGTTACTGAGCTCGGCGCAGGTGGAACAGCTAATGCCTCTGCTGCTGAAAAATATCGATGAGCATGGCAAAGGAACGGTTTGTCGTGACTGGGTGGGCCGTGACGCCGCCAAAATTGCCGCGGCGATTGGGTTAGAAGTGGATGCTAAAACGCGCCTGCTGCTGGCCGAAACGTCGTCTTCACATCCTTTTGCCGTGACAGAAATGATGATGCCGGTACTGCCGGTGATCCGCGTGGGCAACGTCGAACAGGCGATTGCGCTGGCGGTGAAATTGGAAGGCGACTGCCATCACACGGCGGCGATGCATTCTCGCCACATTGAAAATCTCAACCAGATGGCCAATGCCATTGATACCAGCATTTTTGTCAAAAACGGGCCGTGCATCGCGGGGCTGGGGCTTGGCGGTGAAGGCTGGACGTCAATGACCATTACCACGCCAACCGGTGAGGGTGTGACTTCCGCCAGAACCTTTGTCCGTCTGCGCCGCTGCGTGCTGGTGGATACATTCCGCATCGTATAA